Within Runella rosea, the genomic segment TCGACATACCGATGGCCCAGCCTGGAATCTGCCCCGAGGCGGTAGTAAACTGCTCGGCGTTGTTGCTGCTTTCCCGGCTGTTTTTGCGGGAAAAATACACACCAACGCCCACCATTCCGGCTAAATACAATAAAATGATGGCGACATCAATAAGGGGAAGGTTCTTCATGATTTGGGTCTGAGTGCTAAAGCACGATTATTTGTTATTCGTTAATTGTATATCCGTCTAGTGGTGTTCCGAAAATCTGTTTTCTAGTCACGCAATCCTTAATACCTTTTTTTATTCGATTAAGACTATTTATAACTTAAAATACTGCATACAAGAAATAGCCTCATTCGCCCAAAGGCAAGTACTGTTTCTATCCAACTCAGGAAGACCCATGAGCACCTCAATTACTCCCACGCTACTCCAAAAATTAAAAAATGGTCAAAATGTGTACGGAACGTGCATTACGTCTACCGCACCCATGTGGCCCGCCGCCATCCAGCGCACGGGCGTTGATTTTGTGTTTATTGATACCGAGCACATCCCGCTCGACCGCGCCGAATTGGCCAAAATGTGTCAGATTTTCAGGGCATTGGGCATTACGCCCATCGTGCGGATTCCTGAGCCCAACCCTTTTTTAGCCTGTCAGGTGATTGACGGCGGCGCGTTGGGCGTCGTAGCGCCTTATTTAGAATCAACCGCCCAAATTCAGGAGTTGGTGGGAGCCGTTAAATTTCGACCACTCAAGGGAGAAAAATTACAGAATTACCTGACGGGTGTCGAAGAAATGACGCCTGAATTAAAACAATACATCTCCAACCACAACGCCGCCAATCTTTGCATCGCCAACATCGAGAGCGTGCCCGCGTTGGAGCGTCTAGACGAACTATTGTCGGTGCCTGGATTGGATGCGGTGTTTATCGGTCCGCACGATTTGTCGGTGAGTTTGGGCCTGCCTGAGGAGTATGACCATCCCGACTTTGAAGCGGCCGTCCGTAGCATTATTCACCAAACCCGCGCCAAAGGGCTTTCCATTGGCATTCACTTTTCGCTGGAGCCAGCGCGCCAAATCCAATGGATGAAAGAAGGAGCCAACATTGTGGTACACAGTTTTGACGTGGCGCTTTTCAGTCAACGATTACAACATGATTTGAGCATCATCAAACAGGCTGCTGGAGATAGCCCAAACGCTGATACTACCACCTCTCTGACGGTTTAAGAATTTACAAATGCATAAAAACAATTGTCCGAACTGGTAATCTTCCCTTTTTTTGACCTTTATGTAGTCGGCTAGGAATCTTAGAAGTTTAAACAAAATGGAGCATAAAAAAATGGAACAAATCAAATGGGGGATGATTGGCTGCGGTAACGTAACCGAAAAAAAGAGTGGCCCAGCATTTAGCAAAGTCCCCAATTCGTCATTGGTGGCCGTCATGGGCCGTAGCGCCGAAAAAGCCGCCGACTACGCCCAACGCCACGGCGTATCTAAGTGGTACACCAACGTTGATGAGTTAATCAACGACCCCGAGGTCAATGCCATCTACATCGCCACGCCGCCCGACGTGCACCTTGACTACGCCACCCGAGCCATGAAGGCGGGCAAAGCTGTGTACGTGGAAAAACCCATGGCACGCAACGCCGCTGAATGCGAGGCCATGAATCAGGTCAGTCGCGAAACGGGCGTGCCGCTTTTTGTGGCATATTACCGTCGTACGTTGCCTTATTTTGTAAAACTTAAAGAACTAATCGACCAAAAAGTTATCGGTGACATTCGGTTGGTAACGGTGCAAATCCATTATAATCCCTACGCCGAAGAAATAGGCGAAGACGCGCGCCCACGCTGGCGCGTAGACCCCGCTATTTCGGGCGGCGGTCACTTTCATGACTTAGCATCTCACCAGTTTGATTTTCTGGAATACGTGCTCGGCCCCGTAAAATTGGCGCAGGGAATTTCTCGCAATCAGGCGGGATTGTACGAAGCCGACGACATCACCGTCGCCAATTTTGAGTTTGAATCGGGTGTGTTGGGCACAGGAAGCTGGTGCTATACGCTCAACCCAGAGCAACGCATCGACGAGTCTCAACTCATTGGTTCTAAAGGAAAAATCACCTTTTCTTTTTTCGAACGGTTTACCATTAAAGTAGAAACCGCCGATGGCACCGACGAGTACTTGATTCCTTATCCTGAACACGTACAACAACCTTTGATCGAAACGATTGTGCAGCAATTGCGTGGTGAAGGCCAATGCCCAAGCACAGGCGAAACGGGCGCCCGCGCCAACGCCCTCATGGACCAAATTACGCATCAATAACCCACCATTCATTGTGAAAAAAAGGTATTTAATTACTGCGATTTTTCTGGCAAATGTCGCTCTTATGGCGCAGACGCAAAAAAAATCGCCACCAACTCCACCGTTGGCCCGGCCCAAACTGGTAGTGGGGATTGTGGTCGACCAGATGCGCTATGATTATTTGTATCGTTTTTACGACAAATACAGCGAAGGTGGATTTAAACGGCTACTCAACGGCGGGTTCAACTGCCGTAACAATCATTATCATTACGCCCTGACGGTGACAGCAGCGGGCCACGCGGCCATTTATACGGGCTCTATTCCGGCCATCAACGGCATTGTAGGCAATGACTGGTACGATACCTATACCGACAAAAGCGTGTATTGCGTCGAAGATACGACCGTTAAAATCGTGGGCAGTACCAATACTTCGGCGGGCAAGATGTCGCCGCGCAACCTGCTCACCAGCACCGTAACCGACCAACTACGGATTGCCAATAATTTCCGTTCTAAAACCATCGGCGTAGCCATCAAAGACCGAGGCTCTATTTTACCCGCTGGCCATACCGCCACGGGCGCGTATTGGTACGATTCCAAAACGGGCAACTGGGTCACGAGTACGTTTTATGCCAACGAGTTGCCCAAATGGGCGAGTGATTTTAATGCCCGAAAACTCCCCGCCGAATACACCAAAAACGGTTGGAAAACGCTTTTGCCCATTGAAAGCTACATCGAAAGTACACCCGACGACCAACCCTACGAAACCAAACTCGCGGGCGCGGCCAAACCCGTTTTTCCTTATGAGTTGGTCGGACAGGCAGGCAGTGCTTTTGGGGCCGTGACTTCTACGCCTTGGGGCAATACCATGACCAAAGACATGGCCATTGCGGCCCTAAAAGGCGAAAATCTCGGCAAAGGTAAAGACACGGACTTTTTGGCCATCAGCTTTTCCACCCCCGACCGCATCGGCCACGCGTTTGGGCCGAATTCCGTAGAGCAGGAAGATATTTACTTACGTCTTGACTTAGAATTTGCCGATTTGCTCTCGACGCTGGACGCGTGGGTGGGCAAGGATAACTACACCGTTTTTCTCAGCGCCGACCACGGAGCCATGGATGTGCCCGCGTTTTGGCAAGAGCATAAATTGCCCGCAGGTCTGATTGACGTGAATGTATTGTACGCTACCCTCAAGAAAGCGTTGAATGATACCTTTGGCGATGGAAAATACATTGTCGGTAGTGAAAACTACCAACTGTATTTTAACAAATCTTTGTTGAAAGAAAAGAAAATTTCGCAGGAAACCGCTTATCAAGTCGTGCGTGAAGCGCTGTTGCCGATGCCCGGCATTGCCGACGTAATTAACCTGAAAAGCCTTCATACTGCTGATTTGAATTCGTACCAGTTAGAACTTTATAAAAACAACGTCAACGTCAAACGCAGCGGCGATGTGCAGATTGTGGTGCAGTCGGGTTGGTTTGCGGGCGACGGCATCGGTACCGACCACGGCACCCCGCACAATTATGATACGCACGTCCCTTTTGTGCTCTATGGTTGGGGCGTGAAGCAGGGAGAAACCCTCCGCCGTACCACCATCGCCGATATTGCCCCCACCCTTTCGGCTTTGTTGCACATTTTGCCACCCAGCGGCAACGTCGGAAACCCCGTGATGGAAGCCCTTAGATGAAGCTTTATTAAAAATACCCGATTTGTGAATTAAGCATTTGATAATAAACGAAATTATAAAATCAGCGGCCTATAGAGTAAGTTTGACTTTTAAACCCATACGATTTCGTCTCCTCACGTTTCTAATAACCAACCCCTATGAAAAGTCTTTCTCTTTGTTTTATGCTTGCCTGCGGACTGATTGCTTTTGTCGGCAATGCCCAAACCCATAAGCCTTACACGCCTACGCGTTTTCCCGACCGCCTTATTTTGGGCTGGCAAGGCAATCCCGCCACTTCTCAATCCGTCAATTGGCGCACCGATTCATCGGTGGTGGGAGCCGTTGGGGCCATTCATGAAGCCGATGCGAGTCCTGATTTTGTCAAAAAAGCCACCATTGTTCCAGCGGTTACCGAAAAAGTACTCATTGAAGGAAAGCAGATTTTATACCATTCGGTCCACTTCAAAGACCTCAAACCCGATACCAAATACAGCTATCGCGTAGGTGCGGGTGACGAATGGAGTGAATGGTTTCATTTTAAAACCGCTAAAGACCAACCCGCTCCATTTTCGTTTTTCTACTTTGGCGATGCCCAAAACGACCTGCGTTCGCTGTGGTCACGGGCCATTCGCGGGGCGTATTCGGCCTTTCCTTCGGTGCAGTTTATGCTTCATGCGGGCGATTTAATCAATAACTCCAACGCCGATTGGCAATGGGGCGAGTGGTTTGAAGCAGGCGGCTGGATCACGGGTATGGTGCCGACCTTGGCCACGCCCGGCAATCACGAGTATTTTAAAGATGCCACCGGCAAAGCCCGCGTGTCGATGCACTGGCGGCCGTCGTTTGTCTTGCCCGAAAACGGCCCCGATAAACTGAAAGAGACCGCTTATTATTTTGATTACCAAGGCGTTCGCTTCATTTCGCTGGACTCGCAGGGAGCCTTATTGGATTCTACCGTAATGGACGCACAGGCCGAATGGCTGGTGGGCGTATTGAGCAATAACCCTAACAAATGGACCGTGGCGGTGCATCACCACCCCATTTATTCAACGGCCAACGGACGCAACAACGACGAATGGCGCGTGAAAATGGAGCCGATCTATAAAAAATACAACGTCGATCTGGTCTTGCAGGGCCACGACCACACCTACGGACGGGGGCTGAATATGCCTTTGGGACAGAGCCGCAAATACCCCGACGGACCCATTTACGTGGTATCGGTGAGCGGGCCTAAAATGTACACGATCGGTTTGCAGGATTGGATGGACCGCGCCGCTTCCAACACGCAGTTGTACCAGATCATTTCCGTGGATGGCAACAAGCTTTCTTACAAATCATACACCGTGACGGGTGAATTGTACGATGTGTTTGACTTAACCAAAAATGCCAAGGGCCGCAATACGCTCACCGACAAATCGCCTACCTTGGCTCCCGAGCGACTGGCCTTGCCGGAAACCTACCTCAACCGATTTACGCCCGAGCAAATCAAGGAATACGAAAACCGATTTAAGGAATACAAAGCGCGGAAAGAAGGCAAGAAGTAAGTTTTATTTATTCAAGGCAAAAGCAATTGGGTAGACCAATTGCTTTTGCCTTTTTCGTTTTTTACTTTCGTAAAATTACCAGAATAAGGCATTTAGAGCGTTCATCCGTTGAGTTCAGAGCGAGAAAGTTCGGTCATTCAAGGTTGATTTTGCGGAGGAAAAACAATAGAACGACAGCAAACGGTTATAAGCGATAAAAAACTACTAAGTAGCGTATATACAGATGTTGGCGGTAATCTTAAAAAAATATGCACAGACTATTAACCTTGATATTATTTTTGTTTTTCACCTCAACTTATGGACAAGCTGTACATACTAACTTGACAATTAGTGGTAATTTAAAAGTAATTTTTGGGTTAAGTTTACAAGTACCAAATGAAGCGACAATCGAACTTTTGCCAAACCTTAAAATAGTAACTACCGACAGTTTAGGACATTTTCAATTTGGTGGACTTTCAAGCGGTACTTATAAACTTCGTGTACTTGATTACAACTTTAAACCAGAGGAATTTAGTTTTGAACTGAAATCTGAATCAATAACGGAACTGAAAATTATTGTTAACGCTGACTGTGAAGTCAATAAGAAAGTTGCAGAATCTGACATCAAAAACGGTAAACCAAGATTACTTTTATGCGGTGGAATAGCCCCAGTATTTTATTCTGACCAGTCAAAAACTGAGAAAAAGTATAAATTTGAGTATTTTGATTTTGGTTGTGTTTCACCTCCGACAGAATGTATAATTAAGTATAACGAAGTGATTTTTGACTATTTTGACAAAAAATATGGACGACAATGGCGAGGACAAGTAAGAAAGGACATTGTTGGATTGAAATAAAGACTACCGCCAACATCGGTTTGGCAATATGGCGGCTGAAGTGCTTCTATAAAACATTTGTACAAGGTTCAACGGCAGTAATTCTACTGAACATTTGTGCTAAAATCCGCCACATCGCCAAGCCGTTTCTCGTTAGCAGTCATGCTATGACGACAGTGCAAACCTTAAACTGACTGCAAGAAATGGACAACGACAGAATAGAAAATAATCCTTCTTACAAGAAATTCAAGAAAGACCTTGAAGGTGCAGAAGCAATTCATAATTTGGCAAAATTTTTATCATTCTTTGGACTTAAAAACAAAGAATTGAATGAAGCGTTTAGCACTCTTCCAGGCATGAAAAAACAATTAGAACTTCTATCAAAAAGCCCTGACAAGTTTAACGACCATTATGCACAAAGAGGTTGGATTGCACACGAATCAATGAACTCTGACTTAATGCTTACTTCAATTGAGTTGGCTGACAAAGGACTAATTGATGTAGCAGAGCAGGAACTAATCAACTACTATTCTTCTGACAAAATACAGTGGCTTATTCATCAGCTTAAAGGCGTTGAAGCTTTTTCAAACAGATATAATTTCTTCTTGCTTGCATACGAAGACACTTTAGCAGAACGCTATCATGCAGTTGTTCCTGTTTTATTGATGATGATTGACGGTGCAGTTAACGATATTGACAAAGGCAAAGGGTTCTTTGCCGACAAGACAAATTTAACAGCCTGGGACTCAATTGCAGCCCACAGCAGTGGATTGACGGCACTCAAAGAAGTATTTAGTGACGGTAGACATAAAACTACTAAAGAAGAAATTACACTTCCGTATAGACACGGTATCCTTCACGGTAGAGATTTGGGATATGCAAATAAAACTGTAACCGCTAAGTGTTGGGCTGCACTTTTTGCAATCAAAGATTGGGCGTATGCAGTAAAACAAGGAAAGAAAATTCCACCGCTACCCGAACCTGAATTATCATTTACTGAAAGTTTATCACAACTCAAAAACAGTTTGACTGACTATGCCGAAAGCAAAAAGCGTAACGACCTTGTAGGTAAGAAAGTCGAAGCATGGAAAGCACGACAACTAAATGTTGGCTCTGACATCCTTGAAAAAGGACTATCAACGGACTATAAAGATTTTACACCCGAACAAGAAGCAATAAGGTTTGCAGAGTATTGGACAAAAGGAAATTTTGGAGCAATCTCCAAACAAGTTCATCAGTTTTCAAAGACACCTGTAAACGAAAAAATAGAAGCAGGTAAGACAAGAAAAATTTTTGAAGGCAAAAAATTGCTTGATTATAAAATTGTAAAGGTTGTTGACTGTTCTCCAGCAATCACAGAAGTTACATTAGCAACGACAATAGAGCATGACAACAAACAACACAATAAAGAAATTACCCTGAGATTTATTTACGATGGACCAAAAGGTGAAATTCTAATCTTTGGCGACACAGGCGGACAATGGAGATTTATTGAAAACTTCTTTCATCAAATACAATACATTTATTAATCGGACAGCTAAAAATGAAAGTGTGTAACATAATCGAAAGAAAAGCACGAACCGCTAACAAGGGTTTTGCGTCAGGCGGGCTGAAGTGCAAAATTCAACGGCAGTTTTACAATTTAACATTAGTAATAATATCAGCTTTTGTGCTTCGAAATCCCGCCCGAACGCCAAGCCAAAAAACGTTGACAGCCATTCATTTATGACAAGACTAACTTTAATATTGATACTTATGACTTTTTTGACGAAAGGACAATCAACTCATGACGGACTTATTGGAGTTTATGAGTCAACTTCGAATGGATTTGAAAAATATTCAATTATAATTCTTGACAAGGACAATCGATTCGCATACAAAGCGGGACTTGGAGGTTGTCAAGTTGAAGTAAAAGGAACTTGGATAATTGAGAAGAAAAAACTCAAATTGACTAACGACAATGAGTTCCTGAACAAAGAGACAGTTTATTATCCAAATCTCGGACTAACAACCTGGACTATTACAAGGAATGGAATTAAACCTGACGGATTAGTTGACAGTGGATGTGTCAAGGACGATAAGTTGCACAGGAGAAGATGAACAGCTGCCAACAAAATGTACAAGAAATGTCCCCCAAGTTGTGCGTAGTCTTCCGTAGGGAGACTGCGAACCAAAAATAATCAGAGTGTTTGCAACACGGTGAGTGCGCCAAAAGCCACCAAATACCCTGTTAATCCCTAGTTGTACGTAGTCTTCCGGAGGGAGACTGCGTACAAAAAATAATCAGCCTGTTTGTAACACGGTGAGTACCCCAAAAGCGGCTAATTATTCTTCCAAAAACTGATTTCTTCACTCCAAGCTAGGGAGACTGCAAACGCCAAATAAATAGCCCGAACTAAAAACAATCCTGCTCTTAAACAAGTTGCAACCCTAAAAACCCTTCTCAGAGAAGAGCTATTGTTGGGAAGGTCACATACCTCAAATTTTAGAGAAACGTACTCCTGATCTATTAAAGCCTATAGGCTTTGCCCCAGAAGCAGGTGCTTTTTTTGCATCACCATGCCCGGGTAGTTAACAAAAAAAGATTTACTTTGGCATCCAAACAACTTTAAACAAAAATATGGCATCAGGCTTTTTTGCAATTTTAGACGACATAGCTGCTTTGATGGACGACGTGGCGGTTGCGGCCAAGCTCGCTACCAAAAAAACAGCCGGAATACTTGGTGATGACCTGGCCGTGAATGCCGAAAAATCAACCGGCTTTGTGTCATCCAGAGAAATCCCTGTGTTATGGGCCATTACCAAAGGATCCTTTATTAACAAGTTAATTATCATCCCAATAGCTTTATTGCTGAATATATTTTTACCGACTGCCATTATCGTCATACTCATACTGGGTGGTTTTTACCTCGCCTTTGAAGGTGTAGAAAAAATAGTAGAATACTTCTTTCATAAAAAACAACCTGCCCAACAAGCAGCCATTGGAGAAATGAAAGAGGATGCGGCTTTAGAAAAAACAAAAATAAAATCAGCCGTCACCACCGACTTTATCCTCTCTGTTGAAATCGTTATTATTGCCTTAAGTACGGTTTTAAACAGTAGCTTAATTATGCAAATTTTAACCTTATCGGTGGTTTCCATATTAGCTACTGTGGGTGTTTATGGCATTGTAGCGCTGGTGGTTCGCATGGATGATGTTGGATTTAAGCTGATTGAAAAATCGAAGAAAAAAGGCTTTTTAAACACCCTCGGTCTGTTATTGGTAAGAACGTTACCCGTTGTTATCAAAGTATTTTCGGTGGTAGGAACCATAGCGTTACTACTTGTATCGGGGGGGATATTTGCGCACAACATCGACTATTTACACCACATTTTACCCGAGTGGCCAACCCTCATAAAAGAATTTACTTTTGGTGTGATAGGCGGATTATTGGCTTTGGCTTTAGTGGCTGCTGCTAAAACAATCCTTTCGTTATTTAGAAAAAATACCTGATTCGAATGCCTGTTTTGCCTTTTGAAAATTAAAAACACGTTAAACCCTTATCATCAATAACCTCAATCAAATGAAAAAGAACAACTTATTCGAAGACAAGAGTCTCGAAGAACTCAAAGCGACCAAAGCGAAATACCAAAAAATAGCCGCGGCAGTAGCAGGTCTTATGACCGTAGCTATCATCTTTATTGTGTATGTAGCCATCAAAACTAAAAATTGGGGACAACTGGGTACCCTTGGGGTGATTGGAACATTATTACCTTTATTCATCAGTATCCAAAACTTGGATAAAGAGATCAAAAGAAGGGAACAAAATCTTTAAATGAATGTGCCCCGAAGCGGAGCACAAGCAGAGAGCAGTCAGTTTTTTTCGATATAATGCAAGGCATTATTACTTGATTTACAATCAGTTATCACCTGATCACAACTTTTGACCCTTACTGAAAAATGAAACCCGAAAAAGTAGCCGCTTTTACCGACAATGAGTTACTCAAGCGAAGAAAATTGCTGAAAAGCACCCATACTTTTATCGTAGCCACGGGCATTGTCGCATTATTGGTACTGTGCGTGCTGTTTGGCTATTCTGTTGGCAAAGACGCTGCTACCGGCGGAAAAGGCACTTTTTATTACAAACCATTGATCCCATTTCTTCTGTTTTTTATTATTGGCAACGGGGTTATTACGTCTGAACAAAAATCAATCCACGACGAAATCAAAAAAAGAAACCTAGAGTAACAACAAAAACGAGTACACGGAGAACGGGTAGCGGGTACATGGAGAACGGTTAACGGATAGACAGTTAACAGCCATATTTATTAAAAAAAATATAAAAAATAATTTTTATAACACAATTATTTCCCCATTTTTGGTCAAATCGGGTCCAGAGTGTGAAACTTTCACCTCGAAAAGAAGCCTAACGCCCTCCCAAAGGGCATGGTATGGTTGTTTTGATAAATAGAGCCAGAGAGACAATCTCTGAAAATGAACAAAGAGAAAGAGCGGCGAAATGGAAGAGCGGAATGTCTTACACATGGAAAAGAATCTTTCTCTTTGTTAAAATCAAATAACCATTTTTTTAACAAAACATCTTTTCGTTAAAATGGAAAACAACCAAAAAAGCGGAAATCAGAACCGAGATTCTGAGCAACGCAACAACCCTCAACAACAAGGTGACAAGTCGCAACAGGGACAAGGTCAAGGCCAAACCCAACGTCAAGACTCCGGCACTAAACAGCAGGAACAAAGACAACAAGGTGGGCAGACACAGCAGGGCGACCAAAGCCAACACCACCAACAGCGTAGCGGAGAAAGCGATGCTGATCGTGAGCTTCGTGAAGAGCAAAAACAACCTAATGATAGCCCAAGTCGCTAGCGATGGTTCATAGAAAAGGGGGGATTCCACGGAATTCCCCCTTTTCTATTTTTATCGTACCCTAAAAATCCGATATGAAGTATAGGTTTTGCCGAAGGCATCAGTCGTGCGAACAGTCAGTCGGTGCGTACCGGGTGGTAAATCTGTCGGTAATTTCCCCTGCCAAATGTGCGTCGAGACACTGGGCTTATCCATGCTCCAGCCAAAGATTTTGTCCAGTTTGGTGTCGTTGACGGTTGCTTCCAAATAGGCACTTTGTTGAAACATAAGCATATTTCCGGGGTCGCGCTGAGGAGTGAGCGCCAAAGGCGTCCAATTCGTTTGACCCGCCAATTGAAACTCTACCTTGGAGCGTGTCGAGCCCGCAAAAACATTGACCCGCAACTGCGTGGTATCTAGTTCTGTCTTGGACAGCTCATCGGACCAATAAATATTCATTTGATAGTCGTCTGGCCGACGAGCGGCTTTGAAGCGAATGGCATATTTGTTGCCGTCAAACGTCAAAATAGAATAGCCATTGGGCGTTCCGTCGTTCATCGTTGCGTGCGGAATACCCGTTTCATCTTTCAGGCCGCACCACCAACTTCCCGAAATCGTGGCATTGACAAAATGATGATGCGGAGCCGCGTTGGTCCAGCCGTATTTTTCATCCACCCAAAAATTAATCATGGTGTGTGTATGTCCCGACGTCGAAAACGTATGCGGGCGCTTTTCGATGAGCTGAAAGATTTCCTTTCGATTATCACAAATCACAATTGGAATGTGCATGAGCAAAACGACCAATTTGTCGTCGGGAACGTGGGCAAGGTAATTTTTAACAAACGCAATCTGCGCTTCCGTAAAATGGCCTTTGTATTTCCCGTCGGGGCCGAAATAAACGTTTTTGAGACCGATCAACGCCACTTGGCCTTCCTCAAAAGCGTAGGTGCTTGGGCCATAATAACGCTCGAATGTTTCATCACTGAACTGGTCATCAGAAGCCCCACGGTTAAAATCATGGTTACCGAAAATGTTGTACCAAGGCACCCCGATTTGCCCAATACTGCCGTTAATTTCCGCAAAAAGGTTGGGGTCATCAGCCACAATATCGCCCAATGAAATGCCAAAACGCGCCTTGGTTCCGATACATTCTTCGACCACGTCGCGCGTTACGTAATTGACCTCCGTCAAGCCTCTCGTTTGCGTGTCGCTGAACAACAGCACCGAAAATTGCGTTTCTAGCTTCTGCTTCCACAACGGAAAATCAATGGAAACGGGCAGCGCTCCCGTCGGCGCTACTCCCTCCGACTTGGTAGAGGGCGAGCCGTTGGGTTTATGCAAATAATAATGTTTCGGCAAGTTATCGCTCGTGAGCGGAATAGCATACTCGGCAGGTTTAATCACAAAAAAGCCCGTATCATCGCCCACGGGAAGCGCCCATTTACCGTTTTTATCGGTTTTTACCACTTCCTTCCCGTTGGAAACGCACACGTTGGCGATGCCCGGTTCGCCAGTCTCTTTTCGACTGTTTTTATTGAGGTCGTGGTAGACTGTGCCAGTGGCGGTGGTTTGGGCGAACGATTGGTGCGCCACAAACGCAAGCAGGAGGCTTAGAATAACGTTTTTCATTTTTAGATGCGTCAGAAATAGTAGGTAAAAGTGTTTTTTTAAGAATGCACTTTTGCCGTTTTATTTTTTCATCAACCAAATCTCCGTGACTTGTGAGCCGCGTTCTCCTTCGCCACAATTCCAAATAAATGTCACTTTTCCGTCGGCAGTAGCTTTTTGGGGAACGTCAAATTCGAAAATCGGCTGCTCGCCAGTTTGAAGAAAATCGTGGATAACAGACCCGTCGTCGGTGGTGAGTTTCATGCGTGAGCGAAAACGCCCCGTGTACGAAATCTTCATTCGGTACGACGACTGCGGGTCCAGTTCATTGTACGCGATTTTCAGCGGTTGGTCATAAAGGGTTTTTGCCTGCTTCATCCACACACGCGGCGTTATCTGTCCTTTAAAACCCGTGGCTTTGATTTCATCCACCCATTCTTCACCCACCAAACCTACCCCAAATCCAATGCGGGGAGATTGCAAACTGCCGGGGT encodes:
- a CDS encoding DUF808 family protein; its protein translation is MASGFFAILDDIAALMDDVAVAAKLATKKTAGILGDDLAVNAEKSTGFVSSREIPVLWAITKGSFINKLIIIPIALLLNIFLPTAIIVILILGGFYLAFEGVEKIVEYFFHKKQPAQQAAIGEMKEDAALEKTKIKSAVTTDFILSVEIVIIALSTVLNSSLIMQILTLSVVSILATVGVYGIVALVVRMDDVGFKLIEKSKKKGFLNTLGLLLVRTLPVVIKVFSVVGTIALLLVSGGIFAHNIDYLHHILPEWPTLIKEFTFGVIGGLLALALVAAAKTILSLFRKNT
- a CDS encoding calcineurin-like phosphoesterase C-terminal domain-containing protein, coding for MKNVILSLLLAFVAHQSFAQTTATGTVYHDLNKNSRKETGEPGIANVCVSNGKEVVKTDKNGKWALPVGDDTGFFVIKPAEYAIPLTSDNLPKHYYLHKPNGSPSTKSEGVAPTGALPVSIDFPLWKQKLETQFSVLLFSDTQTRGLTEVNYVTRDVVEECIGTKARFGISLGDIVADDPNLFAEINGSIGQIGVPWYNIFGNHDFNRGASDDQFSDETFERYYGPSTYAFEEGQVALIGLKNVYFGPDGKYKGHFTEAQIAFVKNYLAHVPDDKLVVLLMHIPIVICDNRKEIFQLIEKRPHTFSTSGHTHTMINFWVDEKYGWTNAAPHHHFVNATISGSWWCGLKDETGIPHATMNDGTPNGYSILTFDGNKYAIRFKAARRPDDYQMNIYWSDELSKTELDTTQLRVNVFAGSTRSKVEFQLAGQTNWTPLALTPQRDPGNMLMFQQSAYLEATVNDTKLDKIFGWSMDKPSVSTHIWQGKLPTDLPPGTHRLTVRTTDAFGKTYTSYRIFRVR